The segment TCCAGTTTCGCGGTTATATTGATTATATGGGTGATATAAACCTTGAAAATATTGAGTTCCTTGATTCGGATAAATGTCTCGTGTTCTGAGTAATTTTTCAGAGCATCCTTGCCACAAATATTTGTGGTCATGTACTTCGCCACCCAGACATCGCAGTCTTTTTAATGAAAGTTCGGGAGAGTCAAATAGCTGGGTTTTGATATGGGGATAAACGCGGGAGTCAAAGACGCGGGTTTCGCTACCTGGACCTCGGAAAAATTCCACAATGCAGCAATCTCCGAAATCAAAGATGCAAACTTCGGTGGGGTCGCTGCCATCTTCCTGGAGAATACTGATATCTTGATGCTCAAATTCACTGCCGATCGCCTCTTCGCTCGCCTTTTGGGAGGACTGGGGTAACAAAATCCGAAGTCGTTCAAAGCGATCGCTATAATTTGACCAGAAATCCCGGCGACTTGTTAGCTGCTTCCGCTCCCACTCCTCCAGATTCAATGTTCGTAACAATATCGCCACTAATTTATAGAAAGATTCATAACTTAGTGCTCCAATCCAATCTTGTAAAGCAGTTTTTGCCGGTTGGGATAATTCACTCCAGCGAGTATCGGGACTCGTGATTCCATAGTGTTTTTGTACCCAATTGACTAGCATCGGGAACTGACCAGCAATTTCTGTGGAAACCTTTGTCAGTAGATGCTGTACCCCCTGAAGTTGCGGTTCTGTTGCCATGTCTTCTAGGCAATTGATTATCAAGTTTGCCTGCCTGAGATTGCGACTGGGGCCGGTATTAATAAAATATTTAATAATCTCGATAAATATCCCGTGTTTTGAACCTAGAGACTTAGGTAAGTGGGCTTTTTCTAGGATTTTTTTGGGTGGGATTGAATTTTGGAAGCTCCAGGAGGCAATTTGCTGATCGCCTTGATTGTCTACCAGTGCTAAGAGAATGTCTATGGGTAAGAGTTCGATCTTTTTAAACTCTGAAGCAAAATCGGGGAAGCTATGCACTAAAGACAAAGGCAACACAGGCCGATCGCTGATTTTGCTCTGCTCTGCCTTTTCTTGAACGCTCTCAACTTCCAAATTTTCTAAGGATTCCATATTTTTCAGGACGGGCCGTTTTTTAGTCCTTCTCTGATTCTGATTACCCTGGCTATAATAAATCGCCAACCGCCAAAATAATCGGTTTTTAATCTTATCGTCATCCAGAGCAAATTTCCAAATCGCTGCTGATGTTGATTTAGCCCGAGTCCTCCCTTGTTTCTCATCCCAATCTCCTTTGGCATAGAACAAGTAAACCCACTCCAAAATAGTCACCTGTTCGCCTTTCTCATTCTCAATATCCGCCAAAATCTCATCCATACTGCGCGGAGGTTTTGTCTGATATCTCGGCACACCTGGAGGTAACTGAGGCGGTGCGATGGGGCCACTTTCTCCGGTTCCTTTTCCCAGATTAATTAACTCTTGCGCTTTCGGTTGAGGAAGGGGTGGCAATTCTAAAGGGCGAAAGTTAAAATTCATGGTTGAGTCTCCGGTGAGGATGAGGGTACGCTGAACATCTTTCCCCAATCTGGGGGTCTGAGTTGGAACCGAAACACCACTTTGCGATCGCCAGGAGAATCAATTTTCTGATCTGCATCCAATTCCCCTCGACCTGCCGCCAATACCTTATATTTGAATTGAGATTGAGTGGGAAAATTTAGGGAGGAAATGTAATCCGAAACAGACAAAGCGCGTTGCAAGCTCAGTTGCATATTTTCGCGCTCGTCTCCAAAGGAACTGGTGTGTCCTTCGATAATAACCCGAGTAATCATCCGCTCAAATTCATCATTGGAGAAAATGACGTTGCTGTAAACGGGAATGAAATTGAGTAGAAATTGTCTGCCTGCGGGTTTGAGTTCGGCACTCCCTTCATCGAACAAAATCGCATCGGGAATGCTGACATCTCCAGTTCTTGGATCGACTTCCAATTTATCTCCCCCAGGAACTTCTTGACGGAGCGTATTGAGGATGACGAGAGGGAGTTTGTCAAACGCTTCTTGGTACTGTTTGAGTTGTACCATCACGGTGATGAACAATAAGGCAAAAAACATCAGGAGTCCTGACATTAAATCGCCAATGGAGAGCCAAACTCCAGAGTCTTGCTCCTCTAAAATTTCCCCTTCCATTTCAAATTCATAAAAATCGCTCATTGGCTTGGGTTTCCTGTTCTCTTCCTGAGTGGATTAGCGGGAGTGCGGTTAATTACTGTCTAAGAGTTGCTGCCAATCGGGGGGTTTTAGCTGGAAACGGAAGACGACTTTGCGATCGCTAGGATTGTCACGGGTTTTGTCGGCATCAATTTCCCCTCGACCGGCTGCTAGAATTTTGGTTTTAAAGTTATCTTGATTGGGAAAAGACATTTGCGAGGAAATGTATTCAGCCACCGATAGCGATCGCTGCAAACTTAAGTCCATGTTGCTGTATTCATCCCCATCGGAACTGGTATGACCTTCAATAATCACCCGAGTGACCATTGTTCTAAAGTCATCCGTTGAGAAAA is part of the Laspinema palackyanum D2c genome and harbors:
- a CDS encoding OmpA/MotB family protein; this encodes MSDFYEFEMEGEILEEQDSGVWLSIGDLMSGLLMFFALLFITVMVQLKQYQEAFDKLPLVILNTLRQEVPGGDKLEVDPRTGDVSIPDAILFDEGSAELKPAGRQFLLNFIPVYSNVIFSNDEFERMITRVIIEGHTSSFGDERENMQLSLQRALSVSDYISSLNFPTQSQFKYKVLAAGRGELDADQKIDSPGDRKVVFRFQLRPPDWGKMFSVPSSSPETQP
- a CDS encoding EH signature domain-containing protein; the encoded protein is MNFNFRPLELPPLPQPKAQELINLGKGTGESGPIAPPQLPPGVPRYQTKPPRSMDEILADIENEKGEQVTILEWVYLFYAKGDWDEKQGRTRAKSTSAAIWKFALDDDKIKNRLFWRLAIYYSQGNQNQRRTKKRPVLKNMESLENLEVESVQEKAEQSKISDRPVLPLSLVHSFPDFASEFKKIELLPIDILLALVDNQGDQQIASWSFQNSIPPKKILEKAHLPKSLGSKHGIFIEIIKYFINTGPSRNLRQANLIINCLEDMATEPQLQGVQHLLTKVSTEIAGQFPMLVNWVQKHYGITSPDTRWSELSQPAKTALQDWIGALSYESFYKLVAILLRTLNLEEWERKQLTSRRDFWSNYSDRFERLRILLPQSSQKASEEAIGSEFEHQDISILQEDGSDPTEVCIFDFGDCCIVEFFRGPGSETRVFDSRVYPHIKTQLFDSPELSLKRLRCLGGEVHDHKYLWQGCSEKLLRTRDIYPNQGTQYFQGLYHPYNQYNRETGLPVPSLSEQEERQRKLEYWEREMEKIEMEARYFCENH